CGTCTGGGCCTTCTGAAGAGCCCAAGCCAGCGTATCCTTCTGCGCGGCAATCTCCAATCTGGTGAGAATATCGATGTTCTCGATCACATACTCGTTGTACGCCTTCTGAGCCGCGTTTACGCTATTCTGAGCCTCAGTCAGACTGACCTCTCCGTTCTTTTGAGCGGCAGTCAAACTGCGCTGGGCGTTGTCCAGCGCCAACTGGGCGTCACTGACTGCGGTCTCAGCATCAGCGACAGTGGTGTCCTCCGCGTTTTTCAAGTCCTCCTCAGCGCTGGTCAAACTGATCTTGGCGCTCTGCACCGATGCTTGAGCCCTGAGAATAGTCGCTTCAGAAGAGGCCTGTTTCAGGTTTATCTGGACCGTGCGCAAATTGGCTTGGGCTTGCGTAACGGCCCTTTCCAGCGATGCCGTATCGATCTTGGCCAAGACATCCCCTTTCTTGACGCTATCGCCGAACTTCACATTGATTTCGCTGACGGTATTGGTGCTGGTGGTACTCCCCCCGCTGCCAAAGGTCAGATTGACCTGCTCCGGCATGGAGATGGTACCGATGGCGCTGACAGTCGTTGTGAGGTTACCTTTGGTCACGGCCACGGATTGGGTCGCTGCCTCAGAGGAATCATCCGATCCGCCGCCACAGGCACTCAATGTCAAAATAGCTCCCGTGATTGCGATAGATAGAAATGCTACGATGGTCTTCTTCATTGCTTTTGATGCCTCCCCTAACTCATTCAGGTTTATCTCACTCATCCACGAGGTTGATCTTATCACTGTCGGTTGGTTGGGTCCATATTATACGCGTATCCTTCCTCAGCCCGGCCTCATCAGTACCTTTCGATAGACCAGAGGGGACATTTCCAGGGGATTCCCCTCTGGTTTCGGCCAGGAGAACCCTGTTAGGGAAGCTCTGATAAGTCCTGAGCAACCCCCTGACCCCCAATCTTGGGGGAGGAAATGGAATCTGGGGGACACCCCCAAACCCCCGGCAGGAGGAATCCTGCACCACTTGATCAGAGGCTCCTTAGTTACTCCTCCCACTCCTCAACCCTTTATACTACCGGCAAATCCCCCGGACCACCCATGCGCCCCCTCATCATGTCTCCAAAGTGTCCCCCGATCTGTCCGAAGAGCGGAGTATCCGGCTTATCCTGCCACCACGTGCTGTACTGGTCAGCCTGCTCCTGGGTGATCTTGCCATCCGCCACCAGCTTCTGGAGCCGGGTCACCAGCGCCTCATCCCGTATCTGGATTCGCGCTTCGGCAAGGGATTCCTTCAGCGCAGTCGTATCAAGGGCAACACCGGTCTTCCCCTGATAAATCGTGGCGACTTTAACCAGTAAAGCCGCCTCTTGGCTCTCTGGAGTCTGGCTCTCATCTGAGGTGCCGGTCTGGGCAAATGCCACAACCGCTGTGCTTGCCGCTATCACCACTATCAGCAGCGCCACCAGAATAAACTTCTTACTTTTCACCATCTGTCTCTTATCTCCTTTCCTAAAACCTGGTTTTTGCTCCTCTCCGGCCTCTTTTTCACGACCAGAGATGTTGTCCTCACACTATTCATCACTCATTCTCTCTCCTTTGGGTATCACCTCCTCGTGGTTATTTGACTGACATTCCAGGATAGAAAACTCCGGAAAACCGCTGATCAGCTCGCATAGACGATCCCTCCCCGCCTCCAGAAAACACCTTTCCTCGCGATCTCAGGACTTTTCCAGACCTCTAGAGTGGGACCGATACTCCACGACCCGCCAGCTACAATGAAATCAATCCCTAATTCTGGTTCACTCAGCCGGGTCCCATCCTCTTCCTCTCCCAGCAGGTCCAGCATAATCCTGATGCGATTACCCAATTCCGGATGAAGTTCCTGCGCCATAATGATCTCCCTTCAACAAGCTCTCACCACTTGGTCTTCTGCCAGGTTCCTTCTGACCGCTTCTGTCTTAATGTATCAAACGAAAATGAACAGATCATGAAGCGTTTATGAAGGCAATTTTCACATTTGGCTGAAAACGGCGATTGATGTGCGTAGCCCTTACTGATAGGTGAGAGTCTCCAAGACAGTCATCACCCTTGATCCCCCCGATCTTGGGGGAGAATAATTTGTGTGTGCGGGGCGGCCTCGCGAGGCCGCCCCGCACACACCTCTCTCGGTGGGGTGGGATATAACTGGAACCCGAAAATCTGATGCATTTGCCAATCCGCGGTTTTGAGTGTTTTTCATCTTCTATTCATGTTGAGGGGGACATAATATAATAAGTATCAACTAAGGAAGCTCTGATTCGACAAGAGGGAGTTCGCCATGAGAATCCTGGTCGTGGATGACGACAGACGCCTGTGCAATATCGTCAAGCGAGGCCTGCAAGAAGACGGATACGCCGTCGATCTGGCCTATGATGGGCAGGAAGGTGAAGACCTTGCGGGAATCAATCCATACGATCTGATAATCCTGGACGTTATGATGCCCAAAAAAGACGGCGTTGCGGTCTGCCAAAGCCTGAGGGATGATAAGATAAATACTCCGATCCTCATTTTGACCGCCAAAGACGCCGTTGAAGACCGCGTTAAAGGACTGGATGCCGGCGCCGATGACTATCTGGTGAAGCCCTTTGCTTTCAGCGAACTCCTGGCCAGAATCCGAGCGCTGCTGAGACGTGGCGGAACCTCCCGGTCTCCGGAGATTCAGGTGGGCAACCTTGTTCTGAATACCCTCTCACGGGAGGCCCGGATCGGACCGAAGGCCATCGAACTCACCAGCAAAGAGTATGTGATCCTGGAATACTTCATGCGCCATCCCAATATGGTGATCACCCGGACCATGATCGAAGAACACGCCTGGGACTACGATTTCGACAGCATATCCAACCTGGTGGATGTCTATATCCGCCGGCTGCGCCGCAAGATCGATGACGAAAACGAGGAGAGTTTGATTCAAACCATGCGGGGAGCAGGCTATCGGCTGAAAGCGCCATGAGCTTCATTCACAGCGTCAAATTCCGCTTCACCATCTGGTACCTCGCGGTGCTGGCACTGTTGCTGATCGCGCTCAGCATAGGCATATATTTCCTGCTTTCTCATAGCCTGACTCAAAATCTGGACAACTCTCTGGAGCTACGGAGTAATGAACTCCGCAATACTCGAGGGTTCTGGATGAATATCCGGCAGGGAAGTTTCCATGAAGACGTGGGTGAGGTAGTCATTGTCTATTTCTATTCAGAAAATGTCCTGGTTACCGTCTCTGGCCGGAACATTGACGTTCCGGTGGATAGCGCGCTGGTGGAGAACGCTCTGTCCGGCCAGAGCTCATTTTCTACAATAAACATGACAGGCGGCCAGAAGCTGCGGCTTTACGTTACCCCTTTCGCCCCGGAAGGCCTTCCCCCAGCCCCACCCGGATCAACACCCGTTCTTTCCAGAGTTGACTCCGCAGCACTCGTAATCGGACGTTCCACGGCAGATATCGATGATGCCCTAGAACGGCTGGTTCGAATTCTATTATTAGCGGTTCCTCTGACCCTGGCAGTGGCCGGAGCCGGTGGCGTTTTTCTGGCCAGGAGAGCCCTGAAGCCGGTGGACCAAATCGCCCAGACGGCGCTGCAAATCGAGGAAAAGGACTTGAGCCAGCGAATCCCGGTGGATACCAAGGACGAACTGGGGAGGCTGGCAACAGTGCTCAACCAGATGATTGAACGTCTGGAGAAAGCCTTCAAACGCCAGAGGCAGTTTGCCGCTGACGCCTCTCACGAACTGCGAACGCCCCTGGCAGTGATCCAGGCAGAATCGACCCTGGCGCTGGAGAAGGATCGACCTGCCGAGGAGTATCGGAGCTCTCTGGAGCTTGTGGTGCAGGAATCAGAGCACATGTCTCATATCATCAGCCAACTGCTCACCCTGGCCCGTGCAGATTCCGGAAAGGAACAAATGACCTTCGAAACCATCGACCTCGGCAAGCTGATCGGGGACGTGGTTCAAGATGCTGAAGTGCTCTCGCGGGAGAAGGGACTTCGCTTTGAGCTGGGCCGGATGGACAACGCGATGGTAACAGGAGACAAAGCCAGGCTCAAGGAACTTCTGCTGAATCTTCTGGACAACGCCATCCGATACACGCCGACCGGTGGAACTGTATCTCTCTCGCTGGTACGCCAGGATCGAATGGCAGTGATGGCCATCAAAGACACAGGCATCGGCATTCCGCCGGAGCATTTGCCGCACATCTTTGGACGCTTCTACCGGGTGGATAAGGCGCGCTCCCGCACCGACGGAGGAAGCGGGCTGGGATTGGCCATCTGCCAACACATCGTCGAATCCCACGGCGGCAGGATCGAAGTAGAAAGCCAAATTGGAAAAGGCAGCACCTTCTCGGTATTCCTGCCACTTTCGGAAGAGCGCTGCTGATCCGGCGAAACCAGGAGACTTCCACCGCTGAGGGCGCAGAGAACACGGAGAAATCAAATAAGCCCCCCTCTCCGCGAGCTCTGCGGTAAACTTTCTTTCCGGTTTGAGAGACTACTGAACCGTCGGGGAGGCAGTCCGATCAAAGGGATTGGTTCG
The window above is part of the Dehalococcoidia bacterium genome. Proteins encoded here:
- a CDS encoding ATP-binding protein; the protein is MSFIHSVKFRFTIWYLAVLALLLIALSIGIYFLLSHSLTQNLDNSLELRSNELRNTRGFWMNIRQGSFHEDVGEVVIVYFYSENVLVTVSGRNIDVPVDSALVENALSGQSSFSTINMTGGQKLRLYVTPFAPEGLPPAPPGSTPVLSRVDSAALVIGRSTADIDDALERLVRILLLAVPLTLAVAGAGGVFLARRALKPVDQIAQTALQIEEKDLSQRIPVDTKDELGRLATVLNQMIERLEKAFKRQRQFAADASHELRTPLAVIQAESTLALEKDRPAEEYRSSLELVVQESEHMSHIISQLLTLARADSGKEQMTFETIDLGKLIGDVVQDAEVLSREKGLRFELGRMDNAMVTGDKARLKELLLNLLDNAIRYTPTGGTVSLSLVRQDRMAVMAIKDTGIGIPPEHLPHIFGRFYRVDKARSRTDGGSGLGLAICQHIVESHGGRIEVESQIGKGSTFSVFLPLSEERC
- a CDS encoding response regulator transcription factor, which encodes MRILVVDDDRRLCNIVKRGLQEDGYAVDLAYDGQEGEDLAGINPYDLIILDVMMPKKDGVAVCQSLRDDKINTPILILTAKDAVEDRVKGLDAGADDYLVKPFAFSELLARIRALLRRGGTSRSPEIQVGNLVLNTLSREARIGPKAIELTSKEYVILEYFMRHPNMVITRTMIEEHAWDYDFDSISNLVDVYIRRLRRKIDDENEESLIQTMRGAGYRLKAP
- a CDS encoding HlyD family efflux transporter periplasmic adaptor subunit; translation: MKKTIVAFLSIAITGAILTLSACGGGSDDSSEAATQSVAVTKGNLTTTVSAIGTISMPEQVNLTFGSGGSTTSTNTVSEINVKFGDSVKKGDVLAKIDTASLERAVTQAQANLRTVQINLKQASSEATILRAQASVQSAKISLTSAEEDLKNAEDTTVADAETAVSDAQLALDNAQRSLTAAQKNGEVSLTEAQNSVNAAQKAYNEYVIENIDILTRLEIAAQKDTLAWALQKAQTTLEVTQGTIASSLANAESNATKAQATLNEAEENLAAVQADSVVIQQKQIAVMTAKANLAQAQDDLAYLEAGYDIELLQIKVDNAQVSVDEANDQLEAATIVAPFDGVIAAVNADVGDRVTSTETIITLVNTSVVTVDASVDETDVASVKAGQTAMITFDALTNVMIRGKVTAVGTLAASQSGVVTYALAIELPDVEGLGIRDGMSATIEITSMQAENVLLVLTKAISRSGMNQVV